The proteins below are encoded in one region of Hordeum vulgare subsp. vulgare chromosome 3H, MorexV3_pseudomolecules_assembly, whole genome shotgun sequence:
- the LOC123445281 gene encoding metacaspase-1-like codes for MNMNYGSMGPAAMVRCRQCSSSITAMPGARAVQCMQCSCVTRVSGRGRQQHGAYGHGYGNGGGMLVPPMRPTPAFGGGRGKKRAVLIGIKYTNRRSCELRGPINDVKCMRYLLTERFGFPNDCVLILTDEERNPCRQPTKDNIRMAMHWLVQGCSYGDSLVFQFSGMGAQVPDDDGDELDGMDEALCPVDSFQQGPILDDEINEAIVRPLVHGVKLHAIVDACHSATVLDLPYQCTVSKQTGRWRWRDERPMTGACKGTSGGQAVLISGSSNGKSNMSVLPEPYATIGAMTHSFIRAVECEPRTTYGRLLTSMRAIMRDSGGNCNLQGPIGGSIRRVGNFSGVEEPQLSSAYKFDIEREPFCM; via the exons ATGAACATGAACTACGGTTCCATGGGTCCCGCCGCGATGGTGCGCTGCAGGCAGTGCAGCTCGAGCATCACGGCGATGCCCGGCGCCCGTGCCGTGCAGTGCATGCAGTGCAGCTGCGTGACGCGCGTCAGCGGGCGCGGCCGGCAACAGCACGGCGCCTACGGCCACGGCTACGGGAACGGCGGCGGGATGCTGGTGCCGCCGATGCGCCCCACCCCGGCCTTCGGCGGCGGACGCGGCAAGAAGCGCGCCGTGCTCATCGGGATCAAGTACACCAACCGCCGCTCCTGCGAGCTGAGGGGCCCCATCAACGACGTCAAGTGCATGCGATACCTCCTCACCGAGCGCTTCGGCTTCCCCAACGACTGCGTCCTCATCCTCACCG ATGAGGAGAGGAACCCGTGCAGGCAGCCGACCAAGGACAACATCCGCATGGCGATGCACTGGCTGGTGCAGGGGTGCAGCTACGGCGACTCCCTGGTGTTCCAGTTCTCCGGCATGGGCGCGCAGGTCcctgacgacgacggcgacgagctgGACGGCATGGACGAGGCCCTCTGCCCCGTGGACTCGTTCCAGCAGGGCCCCATCCTGGACGACGAGATCAACGAGGCCATCGTCCGCCCGCTCGTGCACGGCGTCAAGCTGCACGCCATCGTCGACGCCTGCCACAGCGCCACCGTCCTCGACCTCCCCTACCAATGCACCGTGTCCAAGCA GACCGGGCGCTGGAGGTGGAGGGATGAGCGCCCTATGACGGGCGCCTGCAAGGGCACCAGCGGAGGCCAGGCCGTGCTCATCAGTGGCAGCAGCAACGGGAAGAGCAACATGAGCGTG CTGCCTGAGCCCTACGCCACGATCGGCGCCATGACGCACAGCTTCATCAGAGCGGTGGAGTGCGAGCCGCGCACCACCTACGGCCGCCTGCTCACCTCCATGAGGGCCATCATGCGCGACAGCGGCGGCAACTGCAACCTGCAAGGCCCCATCGGCGGCTCCATCCGCAGGGTCGGAAACTTCAGCGGCGTGGAG GAACCTCAGCTGTCCTCTGCGTACAAGTTCGACATCGAGCGCGAGCCGTTCTGCATGTAG